Below is a genomic region from Desulfobotulus pelophilus.
TCAAATTCAGCGGCGAGATACAGAGATGCTGCGTCAATGCTCTTTTTCGCTTCCAGCACGGCAAATTTTTTGGTGCTCATAACCTGATAAAGCAGTCCGTCGCGGGAGCCTCCGCTCTGCTGGAAGAGTACCGCCAGATCCCTGTCCGCACGGTACAGCCACTGCCGGGTGCTTTTCCAGAAGTTCATGAGGCTTTCCGGCGTTGCCTGCAGTTTTTCTGTTTTCAGCAGGGTTCTCAGGTGGGAAGAGCTGTGCAGGCTGTGCAGGCTGATATCCAGCCTGCGGTGGGCTTTCTGCCACTGCAAAAAGCTCTGGTCAAGGGTCTCTGAAATGAGCAGCTCCGTGGTTAGACGGCGGAGATCCATCAGCGCCTCCATGCTTTCCGCGCAGACCGTTTCCGCTTGTCTCAGATACTGGATTTTGAAAAGAAAAAAGACGGAAAGCCCGGATATGCCCATAAATCCGGACATGACAACGGCAATGATTAGGGAAAGGCGGGCTTTGAGATTCATGGTAAAGGCATGCTCCGGGACAGATCATTCTGTAAAAGGGCCAGTTTTTCCAGGGTCAGCTCAAGGTGGTCCGGATCCATGATAAAATGGGACAGGATATCCGTGACCGGCTGAAGCAGGGGGCCGGGTGCGCTTTCCCAGAAGCGTGGCAGTATATGAGGGTTTTTTTTCTCCATGTGGTACAGGAGCTGCTGGCGAAAATTCGGGAGATGGGTGGTTTCGACGTTTCGGTTGGCCGAAAAAGTACCCATGGACTGGGAAAAGAGAAGGCTGCCTTCCGTTCCCATCCACCAGTCTGCAATGGCATCCGCCTGTTCCCTCTCCTGTGAATGGCTTGCTGTGAATATGGGGCCGGTTTCCATCATCAGGCTGAAGCCTGCCACCGGATTACGGGGAGGGAGAAGAAACATGCCGATGCTTTCTTCCGGAACGCCCTGATCGATGAGAACCATGGAGGGATACCAGGAACCGCAGAGAACCATGGCAAAGGCTTCCGTGTTCCACAGGTGGGCTCCATTGGTGAACATGCGGGTGGATGGAGGCGTAAAATATCCCCTGAGCAGCATATACTGCCATGTCTCCATGGCTTTTCTGATTCTTGCATCACTGTAATCATGGGTATTGTTGTGCAGGTCAGTGTAGAATTCAGGATCTTCTCCCATAATGAGCTGAGAAAACCAGATGGTGGCATACCAGGAAAACTGCAGGGAAGAGAGAAGAGGCGTGATCCCCTCTGTTTTCAGCATTTCGCATATCTCAATGAATTCTTCCCATGTTGTGGGTGCTTGCAGACCCAGACGATCAAAAATATCCCGATTGTACCAGATGGGCCAGTATTCAATACTATAAGGAAAACCGTACATTCTTCCATCCCGGGTGTAGCTTTCCCGGATGAATTCGGGGTAGTGCTGCCTGTGTTTATTCCATATGTGGCTGATGTCTGCAATCACCCCTTTTTTGAGAAGATCGTCAGCACGGCTGCCTGTCCACCAGGTGAAGAGGGCAGGGGCTTTGCTGGTGGGTAGGTTGGCTTCCATGCGGCTGATGAAAAGATCCGTTGTCTGGGAGTCCGTGGGTATAAATCTGTGGCCCGTACGTTTTTCTGCCACAACGGCCTGGTTGACAAAGGCCTGCTGAAAACGTGGCAGGCTACCTTTGTCATGGGCCAGTGTGAGGGTGGGCTTTATTTCCTCCGGGGTGTGCTGAAAAAGAAACAGGCTGTACAGGCACAGAAAAAAGAAAGCAGGTATTAGAATGCGTTTCTGCATGGAGGACTCCTGTGGTTGTTTGTTGTACCTCTTTAGGCCAGAAGTCCGTGTTCCTGCAAGCTTTTTTGAAACAAAAAAGATCGGTTTTGAGACAAAAAGTGCTTTCGTGTGAGAGGCTGATGGTGGGCATGCATGGGCGAAGGGGAGGGACACGATAATGATGAAAAAAGAGGGTACAACGGTTGGCAATGATGATGGCCCGAAAGATAGGTTACTGGTATAAAGATGTGTCTACGATGTTCTAGCCGCTGTACCCGGCGGGCCACGGTCTTCTGCTGGATGTTCCTTTGTTCCGTCCGCCGACGGAAGGACGGGCCCTTCCCGCTTGCCCAGTCAATCTGTCAGCCCAGCCTGAGCCATGCGGGAGATATCCGGAGAAATGGTGTTTCCATGGTACAGCTGGGGGCGTGGAGTAGGGTTCCATGGCGGATCTTACCGCTTTTGATGCCTATGGTGGTTCTGTATGGGGGGAAGGAAAAGGGGACTGCACACAGCTTTGGTCCTGGGCTTTCTGCCCATGGGCTCATCATGGGTGCAATCAGGAACACAAAGACATGGAGCGCAGCCCTGAAAAGGGGCCTTTCTGGAAGGTGGATGGCCTGTCAAGACGGTATGGTCGTTTTGCCAGCCATAGGAGCGTTGCCGGTTTGCTTTGTTGAAAAGCAACCCGACAAGACCGGATTGTACCTCATCGCCTGCATTCAGATCAAAAACAGGAATTTATGGTATGCCTGTTTCAAAGTCTGTGGCCTGTACAGACCCGGCCCCTCTCCGGAAAGGAGAGAGGCCGGGCAGGATCTTTTAAAACATGGAGTTCTGTTGTGGCTGGGTTTAATCTTTTTTCCTGAACTCCTGTAAAATCTCTGCCATATGGCAGACACGCATGCGGGAGGCATGTTTGTCCATGCCGCCGGAAATCTGCATGACGCAGCCCGGGCAGTCCGTGACCACAATGTCTGCCCCTGTTGCTTCCATGTTGGCCACTTTGCGGCGCAGCAGCTGCTCGGAAACCTCAGGGAAGTCTACGGAGTAGGATCCGGAGAAGCCGCAGCAGACATCCTCATCCGCAGCAGGGATATAGTCAAGACCCGCAACCCGCATGAGCTCCCTTGGTTCTTCCACCACATCGAGGCCGCGGCAGAGATGGCAGGGCGCGTGGTAGGCTACCTTCTTTCCGCTCACACGGAAATCCTCCGCTGTCACCTTCAGCACATTCACCATGAAGGAGGAGAAATCGATGATCTTCTCCTCAAGTTTTCTGACTTCATCGGGAACGGCATTTTCCTTTTGAAGAAGTTTAGGGTAATTCTCTTTGATGTGGGAGCCACAGGAGGCGCAGAGGGTGAGGATATAATCGTATTTGCTTGTATCCAGCGCCTTCAGGTTTTGCCCGGCTACTTCTTTAGCTGTTTCATTTTCCGCCATCATGAGAAGGGGCAGACCGCAGCAGGTCTGATCCATGGGAAGGTCCACATCCACGCCATAGCTGGCCAGAAGGGAAACGGCATCTTTTGCCTGCTGAGGGTAGATGAAGTCCTGGGCACAACCTGCAAAAAGGGCCACTTTGAGTTTGGGATTTTTGACCACAGGTTTGAAGGAGGCCCACTGATCCCGCAGGGGGTGTTTGGCCAGCACGGGGATGGTGCGGAAGTCGTGCTTACGGCCGAAAATGGTGGGCAGGTGACGGATTTTCGGGCCATCGGCAATGGGGGCCTGGGCCATCCATGCGTTTTTGAGCAGGGTATGGAAGAGTCTGCGGTTGCCCATGACCTTGGCGAGAAGCCGGTTGCGTAAAGGCCGTTTGCCGTCTTCATCCATGACTTCCCGGTATACCTTTTTGATGAGGTAGGGAAGATCGATTTTGGCAGGGCAGACTACCTTGCAGCTTTGGCAGTTGAGGCAGTTTTTTACGATGGCACGGGCATTGTCCCTGCCATGGTAAAAGAAGGTGAGAATGAGACCGATGGCACCAATGTACACATGGCCGTAGGTATGGCCACCGAGGATCCGGTAGATGGGGCAGACATTGGCGCAGGCTCCGCAGCGGATGCAGCGCAGGACTTCGGAAAAGACGGGATCTTTGGCAAGGGCCAGTCGGCCGTTATCCAGAAAGACGATATGCCGGGTTTTGGCTTCTTTTTCCGAAGCGCCGCAGGGGGGCTGGCCCTTGATCCAGGTCACATAGGAAGTGAGCCCCTGACCTGTTGCATTCCTTGTAAGGCCTTTCAGCGCGGTGAGGGCACTTTTGAGATCGGGGATCAGTTTGTCCACACCGGCAAGGGTAACATGCACCCGTGGCAGGGTGGTGGTGAGCCGGGCATTGCCTTCATTGGTGACAATGCCGATGGCACCGGAGTCCGCGAGGGCAAAGTTGGCACCGGAGATGCCCATATCCGCTTCCATGAAGCGGGGGCGGAGCTGTTTTCTTGCCACCTTCACAAGTTTGTCGATGTTTTCCGGATCCTGCTGTTCTCCGGAAACGTCGGTAAACAGATCGCCCACCTGATAGCGGGAAAGGTGGATGGCGGGCATAACCATGTGGGAGGGGCCTTCATGGCGCAGCTGAATGATCCATTCACCCAGGTCGGTTTCTGTGACCGTGAGGCCCTGTTTTTCCAGGTGGTCGTTGAGAAAGGTTTCCTCTGCGGTCATGGATTTGGATTTGACAATGGTTTTTACATTGTTTTCCTTTGCAATGGCCGCAATGATGGCGTTGGCTTCCTGGGCGGTCTTGGCGAAGTGCACCTTCACGCCACTGGCTTCCGCATGACCGGTGAACTCTTCCAGTAACTCTTCCAGTCTTGGAAGGGCCGCATCCTTGGCGCAGGCGATATCCTGCCGCAGTCCTTCCAGATCCATACCGCTGAAAGCTTTGGCCCTTGAAGCCTTGTAGCTGGTGGCAAAGTTGTTCAGGGTTGTCTGAAGAAATTTTTCTTTTAAGGTCG
It encodes:
- a CDS encoding ABC transporter substrate-binding protein, with protein sequence MQKRILIPAFFFLCLYSLFLFQHTPEEIKPTLTLAHDKGSLPRFQQAFVNQAVVAEKRTGHRFIPTDSQTTDLFISRMEANLPTSKAPALFTWWTGSRADDLLKKGVIADISHIWNKHRQHYPEFIRESYTRDGRMYGFPYSIEYWPIWYNRDIFDRLGLQAPTTWEEFIEICEMLKTEGITPLLSSLQFSWYATIWFSQLIMGEDPEFYTDLHNNTHDYSDARIRKAMETWQYMLLRGYFTPPSTRMFTNGAHLWNTEAFAMVLCGSWYPSMVLIDQGVPEESIGMFLLPPRNPVAGFSLMMETGPIFTASHSQEREQADAIADWWMGTEGSLLFSQSMGTFSANRNVETTHLPNFRQQLLYHMEKKNPHILPRFWESAPGPLLQPVTDILSHFIMDPDHLELTLEKLALLQNDLSRSMPLP
- the ldhH gene encoding L-lactate dehydrogenase (quinone) large subunit LdhH, with the translated sequence MIKTPQNMKDYSDQIRATLKEKFLQTTLNNFATSYKASRAKAFSGMDLEGLRQDIACAKDAALPRLEELLEEFTGHAEASGVKVHFAKTAQEANAIIAAIAKENNVKTIVKSKSMTAEETFLNDHLEKQGLTVTETDLGEWIIQLRHEGPSHMVMPAIHLSRYQVGDLFTDVSGEQQDPENIDKLVKVARKQLRPRFMEADMGISGANFALADSGAIGIVTNEGNARLTTTLPRVHVTLAGVDKLIPDLKSALTALKGLTRNATGQGLTSYVTWIKGQPPCGASEKEAKTRHIVFLDNGRLALAKDPVFSEVLRCIRCGACANVCPIYRILGGHTYGHVYIGAIGLILTFFYHGRDNARAIVKNCLNCQSCKVVCPAKIDLPYLIKKVYREVMDEDGKRPLRNRLLAKVMGNRRLFHTLLKNAWMAQAPIADGPKIRHLPTIFGRKHDFRTIPVLAKHPLRDQWASFKPVVKNPKLKVALFAGCAQDFIYPQQAKDAVSLLASYGVDVDLPMDQTCCGLPLLMMAENETAKEVAGQNLKALDTSKYDYILTLCASCGSHIKENYPKLLQKENAVPDEVRKLEEKIIDFSSFMVNVLKVTAEDFRVSGKKVAYHAPCHLCRGLDVVEEPRELMRVAGLDYIPAADEDVCCGFSGSYSVDFPEVSEQLLRRKVANMEATGADIVVTDCPGCVMQISGGMDKHASRMRVCHMAEILQEFRKKD